The following are encoded in a window of Oncorhynchus mykiss isolate Arlee chromosome 11, USDA_OmykA_1.1, whole genome shotgun sequence genomic DNA:
- the acaa1 gene encoding 3-ketoacyl-CoA thiolase, peroxisomal isoform X2, giving the protein MTAVLVDVGLSPERLGDICVGNVLQPGAGALMARVAHFLSEFPETVPVYTVNRMCSSGLQALFNIAGAIRSGSYDMGLACGVESMSLRDAGEPGDVSSRLMDYEKARDCVIPMGITSENVAERFGVSREKQDAFAFSSQQKASQAQKQGIFDQEICPVTTKFVDEDGSERTVTVTKDDGIRPGTTLAGLTKLRGAFKPDGSTTAGNSSQVSDGAAAVLVGRRSVVESLSLPVLGVLKASAVVGVPPDVMGIGPAYAIPAALGQAGLTVADIDVFEINEAFASQAVYCVEKLGIPLEKVNPNGGAIALGHPLGCTGARQVVTLLNELKRRGRRAYGVVSMCIGTGMGAAAVFEYPGP; this is encoded by the exons ATGACAGCGGTCCTGGTAGATGTGGGACTGTCACCTGAGAGACTAGGGGACATCTGTGTGG GTAATGTTCTACAGCCTGGGGCAGGTGCTCTCATGGCCAGAGTGGCTCACTTCCTCAG TGAGTTCCCAGAGACTGTTCCTGTCTACACCGTCAACAGGATGTGTTCCTCTGGACTACAGGCTCTGTTCAACATCGCAG GAGCCATCAGGAGTGGGTCATATGATATGGGTCTGGCCTGTGG AGTGGAGAGCATGTCTCTGCGTGACGCTGGGGAACCAGGCGATGTGAGCTCCAGACTTATGGACTATGAGAAGGCTAGAGACTGTGTCATACCTATGGG CATCACCTCAGAGAATGTGGCAGAGCGGTTCGGTGTCTCCAGAGAGAAGCAGGATGCGTTCGCCTTCAGCTCTCAGCAGAA GGCCAGCCAGGCTCAGAAGCAGGGGATATTTGACCAGGAAATCTGCCCAGTAACCACAAAGTTTGTTGACGAGGACGGCTCTGAACGTACGGTTACCGTAACCAAGGACGATGGGATCCGGCCCGGTACCACGCTGGCGGGGCTGACCAAACTCAGAGGGGCTTTCAAACCTGACGGCAGCACCACCGCAG GTAACTCCAGCCAGGTGAGTGACGGTGCAGCAGCGGTGCTGGTGGGCAGGAGGTCCGTGGTGgagtccctgtctctgccagtcctGGGGGTGCTGAAGGCCAGTGCTGTGGTGGGGGTACCCCCTGACGTCATGGGTATCGGACCAGCCTATGCCATCCCTGCTGCTCTGGGGCAGGCCG GTCTGACTGTAGCTGATATTGACGTGTTTGAGATCAACGAGGCGTTCGCCAGCCAG GCTGTGTATTGCGTGGAGAAGCTGGGGATCCCCCTGGAGAAGGTGAACCCTAACGGAGGAGCCATCGCCCTGGGTCACCCTCTGGGCTGCACCGGGGCCCGCCAGGTTGTCACCCTGCTCAACGAACTCAAACGCCGGGGCAGGAG GGCCTATGGCGTGGTGTCCATGTGTATCGGAACAGGGATGGGAGCTGCAGCAGTGTTTGAGTACCCTGGACCTTAG